Sequence from the Bacillus thuringiensis genome:
CCGGAATATGCTAACACAACTTTTTTCTTCTCCATTTTGCATCCCCCTAAAGAATAAATATTCATTTTCCTTTATAATAATTCACACTTTAACACCTTTTACAAAATGTATCAAGAGTCATTTTCAAATTTTTTCAAACAATTTCGTCGAACTTCTTTCTGTTTTTTTGTACAATATAAGCAGGAAAACGGGGGTGAACTTATGGAAAAGTATTTCTTATACGATGAACATCTCGGAATTGAAATTCCGCATTTACAAGAAGACTGGGAAGATATCCCCGAAAAAATGCAACATGCAATTTTATTAAAATGGGAACAAGTTCGCGGGAGAATCCCTGATCGTATAAAAGAACTGGAACACTATATAAATGCAAAACAACATCATTTAAATCACGAAGAAGACTTCGAAATTTCTTGCAAACTTAATTCAGAAATTGCCGATCTCGCTTCCATCATTAATGACCTTTGGCTTTGGTATCGACTCACTCAAAATGTATCCGAGGGGAAAGCACACCAATGAAAAAAGCATGCCCCTCAATTACTTTGGGTCATGCTTTTTTGTCGTAACACGATTTACAATATATCTCTTGTGCTGTTTTTGCCAAACATACATCAAATGGACCTACCAACAAATTTCTCTCCTTAGGCAGTTTCACAAAAGCAACTAGCTCTTCTTCATATTGAATCTTTTTTTGACATGAAACGCATGTTAATTCTTTTCTTTTGAACATGTCTTTTAGCATATCTTCACTCTTCCTCTCATCTATCTATATTAATATACTCTCATAATAGTTAAGACTTGTAAAAAAATGACACATTCCGAATTGAATCATTCATATACTATGTACAAAAGGAGGTCTAAAGCTTATGCGCGCTTTCATTATTATCGCTTTAACTTTTTTAAGTGTGATTAGCTGGGATGCGTTTTTTAAAGATAAAAGTGATGAAAAGGATACAACTGAATAAACACCATCTCTTTCTTACTTATTGGACAAACCGTTAAAAACTGTCCAATTCTGCAAAATAACTTAGGCTTTTCTACAAAAATATTTAAACATAACAATTTTTGTAGATTCCCTCCGTTTATTGTCGGTTTCCATCCGCATACATTTTTTGAAAGTATGATATAATAATATAAATCTTGAAGGAAGGGATTTTGATATCATGATCGCTCGAAGGAGCATGTGGCATCGTATTGATGAATCATACACGTAGCGTATTTTTCAGCTTAGATACTTTAGTCTAGCGAAAAAAATACGAGAGTGGGGAAATTATGATTGCCCGAAGGATAATTTGGCAAAAAAAAGACTCTTCTTACACATAGCGTTTTGTTTAGGACTTAATTGTTACTAGCTAAACAAAACAAAGAAGAGCAGGATTGCTAAATGAAGAATCCTACTCCACGTTTTGTTTAGTCGTTTTAAGACTTAAACTAAAACGAAGGTAGGGAGAATTGATGGACGAGAGGATTATTCGTTATTTCTTCAGCGACATATAGCGTAGTTAGTTTTTTTAGTAAACTAACTGAAAGCTACATGTGAGCTCGTAGTTAGTTTACAACACAAAAAGGACTACTAACTACGGAAAGAAGGAATAACGATGAGGAACATCCAAAGTCGACAAATTATTAAAGAAGTTTTTATGGTTTTAATCGGTTCATTTATTTTAGCAGCAGCGCTATATCACATTCACTTCCAAAACCACTTAACAGAAGGTGGCTTTGTAGGTATTGCACTATTCATCCAAAATTTTTATGATATTTCACCATCTATTTCAACTGTAATTATGGATATCCCAATTATTTTACTGTGTGCTTCATTTTTAGGTAGAAAAATGGTTGGTTATTCATTCCTAGGTTCGATTTCATTCGGAGTATTTTATTCTCTTATGGAAAATTATTCTCCATTTACGGTAGATTTATCAAATAATTTATTTGTAGCTGCAATAGTTGGCGGTGCGTTAGCTGGTATTGGACTCGGTTTTATATTGCGATTTGGCGGTGCAACCGGTGGAGACGATATTTTAACAATTGTATTAAGTAAACGAACTCGCTTTACAATTGGGCAAATTTTCTTCGTCTTTGACGCGATTGTTCTTGCGCTTTCATTATATTATTTAAATTGGACAGAAATTGCTTTCACTATTCTTTCGATTGCCGTACAGGCAAAAACATTGGATTTAATTTATTATCCAAAAGCAGAAAAGCAACCAGTATCTGTTCCAATGCCAAAAAAACATGCAACAAATTAAAAAAGCGAAAGGCTTCGGCCTCTCGCTTTTTTTACGCTCTCTTTTCTTTTTCAACTATGTGACGCACTTGATAAAATCGATTTGCAAATTCAGTAACGTTTCTTGTCAAACGATAATTCACTGTAGACCCGATTGCCATCCCAATTACCGGAATACCTTGGAATAATTTACGACGAAGAGCATAAATCGAAAATGTTTTCAAAATTTGTTTTAACACAACTTCAGTAGAAGCTGGTTGTAACACCGCTTCGTCTCCTTCATAGAAGAACGAATCTTCTTGCTCTAGCTCTTGCAATAAATTGTACCATGCGTATTGCTGAAGTCTTCCTGGTAGTAATGACGCATGAAATACCTTTAATGCAAGCATCATTTCATAAGGCTTGTTCACATCATGCCCAAATGACGTTGCAATAAGTTGGACAGCCTTCACATTCAACGCAATCATAACCGGAAAATCAGCTGTTAATAATAGTAAACCTCCAGCACCCGTTGCTCCACCTTGTACGAATGAATATAGGCGATGGCGCGCTGTTTGCTGCTCTGCTATGTATGTTAATTGGTCAATAGATAATGCTTTCAAATCTTCTAGTTGCTCAATCGATTCATCAAATAATCTCGATGTTCCTAAAATACGATTACGCGCATCTAACTGTGATTGTGAACTTTGAATCAATGCATGCAAATGAAAGAGCCATCCATCTGCTTTCGTAAAGAAATCTTTTCGTTTTTTCTCAGGCAATTTCGCAATTGTATTATGTACCCATTTATCAAACATTTTTTGAAAATCAGTCGCTTCTTGCTCAACTAATTGCAATTCCCATTCTTTTATATTGTCTAAAATGGCTTGTTCTCGCTTCGATCGCATCGTAACAACCACCTCGTTTGATTTTTTTCTATTGTAACATATTTCCGCTTATTCTTTACAAATATGCTTGTCTATCTTTATTCACATACCATTTTTTATTGACATAAAATATTAGCAAAAAGGATGAGATAAATCACATGAATCTATCCAATATAAAAAAAGAATATAATGCCGTATTCAGTTTAGGACAAAACTGTTGGCCTGCTTGGGCGTTATATCAATTCGGATTATCACCATTTTTTGGCGTTATTGATTTTATGCTAAGCCCCTCATTGGAAAAAGTGAATGTATTATTACAAAATCGATTTGACCGTTTTTTACATTTCGAAAATTTATCCTTCATCTCATTTTGGGATGATGATGCGAAATTAAGACTAAGGGACAACCTCTATGAAATCGACTCCTGTCATGACTTTAAAACAGATGTAAACACACCAACTTCTTGGCCTTCTTATCCAGAAATCAAGCTAAATTATGAGCATCGAATTAATCGTTTTCTAACTACAATTGAAATAGAAAAGTCCATATTGTTTATTCGGACTGGAGGAACATATGAAGAAGCACAATCTCTGGAACAAATTTTATCTCAAATAGTAAAACATAATTTTTCTGTCCTATTACTCATTCCTGCAGATGTACCAACTGTTGTAGAAGAAGATTGGGGATTACAAAATATTTGCGTTATAAAATGCCCTATTATGGATGTATTTCAGTACAATGAAGCATTTTGGACTGACTTATTTGATGGGATTTCAATTAGACCGCACGCTTAAATACACGACACTTTTATTACGCAATACATTATAATCATCCTTATACAAAATAAAGTGAAACTTTAATCAGTGGGGTTTTTGTTCATCCCCCACTGATTATTAGTTGAACCAATCGGACTTTTACGGACAGTTGATCCCCCACCTAACTTCTTTGCTTCCGCTGAATTTTGAGGTGGGGGTCTTACTGCCCGTTAAAGCGGGATAAATAAGGAGTGATTGTATATGTATCCACGTGCAAAAGCTTTCGGTCTTGCTATACATGACAGTCGCCTTCTTGTACAAGAATATCATACAGGCGATGAAACATATTACCGCCCTCTTGGCGGTTCAATTGAACTTGGTGAAAAATCAGCACATACCGTTATTCGTGAATTTCAAGAAGAGCTTCATACGGAAGTGGAAATCATCAATTATTTAGGTTGCTTAGAAAACATCTTTCATCTTGATGGAGAAATTGGTCATGAAATCATTCAGCTATATTCTGTACGCTTATTAGACACATCACTATATGAAATGGAAAAAGTGAAGATACAAGATGAGCAAACAGTATCGTATGCGAAATGGATTTCCGTCACAGCATTCATTCAAAAAGAGAAAGCACTATATCCAGATGGCATTTTGAACTACCTCCAATAGAAAAAAGACGAAATCCTATAGGATCTCGTCTTTCTTTTCATATAGTATATTAACCAATATCTCCAAGACGTAGTACGTCACGAGCGATCATAACTTCTTCGTCAGTTGGAATTACGATAATTTTTACTGGAGAGTGTGGGAAGCTGATAAATGCTTCTTCACCAAATACGTTATTACGTTTTACGTCGAAGTATACGCCCATGTACTCAAGGCCTTCTAATACGCGCTCACGAATAATTGCACTATTTTCACCTACACCAGCTGTGAAGATGATTGCGTCTACACCTTTCATACGAGCAGTGTAAGAACCGATGTATTTGTGGATACGGCTTACGAATACATCAAGTGCTACTTTCGCACGGTGGT
This genomic interval carries:
- a CDS encoding YitT family protein, with amino-acid sequence MRNIQSRQIIKEVFMVLIGSFILAAALYHIHFQNHLTEGGFVGIALFIQNFYDISPSISTVIMDIPIILLCASFLGRKMVGYSFLGSISFGVFYSLMENYSPFTVDLSNNLFVAAIVGGALAGIGLGFILRFGGATGGDDILTIVLSKRTRFTIGQIFFVFDAIVLALSLYYLNWTEIAFTILSIAVQAKTLDLIYYPKAEKQPVSVPMPKKHATN
- a CDS encoding EcsC family protein, translating into MRSKREQAILDNIKEWELQLVEQEATDFQKMFDKWVHNTIAKLPEKKRKDFFTKADGWLFHLHALIQSSQSQLDARNRILGTSRLFDESIEQLEDLKALSIDQLTYIAEQQTARHRLYSFVQGGATGAGGLLLLTADFPVMIALNVKAVQLIATSFGHDVNKPYEMMLALKVFHASLLPGRLQQYAWYNLLQELEQEDSFFYEGDEAVLQPASTEVVLKQILKTFSIYALRRKLFQGIPVIGMAIGSTVNYRLTRNVTEFANRFYQVRHIVEKEKRA
- a CDS encoding DUF1796 family putative cysteine peptidase, with product MNLSNIKKEYNAVFSLGQNCWPAWALYQFGLSPFFGVIDFMLSPSLEKVNVLLQNRFDRFLHFENLSFISFWDDDAKLRLRDNLYEIDSCHDFKTDVNTPTSWPSYPEIKLNYEHRINRFLTTIEIEKSILFIRTGGTYEEAQSLEQILSQIVKHNFSVLLLIPADVPTVVEEDWGLQNICVIKCPIMDVFQYNEAFWTDLFDGISIRPHA
- a CDS encoding NUDIX hydrolase → MYPRAKAFGLAIHDSRLLVQEYHTGDETYYRPLGGSIELGEKSAHTVIREFQEELHTEVEIINYLGCLENIFHLDGEIGHEIIQLYSVRLLDTSLYEMEKVKIQDEQTVSYAKWISVTAFIQKEKALYPDGILNYLQ